One Polaribacter reichenbachii genomic window, TATATAATGACGTTTATAAAAAATTACTAGATATTGGTGATTTTATTGGTATTGAAGGTACTTTGTTCACCACAAAAGTGGGTGAAAAAACAGTAATGGTTAACAATTTTAAATTGCTTTCTAAAGCTTTAAAACCATTACCATTACCAAAAGTAGATGCAGAAGGTAATACTTTTGATGCTTTTAACGATCCTGAAATGCGTTACAGACAACGTTATGCAGATTTAGTAGTAAACCCAAATGTTAAAGAGGTGTTTATAAAAAGAACTAAATTATTTAATGCAATGCGTTCTTTCTTTAATGATGCTGGTTATTTTGAAGTTGAAACTCCGGTTTTACAACCAATTCCTGGTGGAGCTGCTGCAAGACCATTTATTACGCATCATAATTCTTTAGATATACCTTTATATATGAGGATTGCTAACGAATTGTATTTAAAAAGACTAATTGTTGGTGGTTTTGATGGTGTGTATGAATTTTCTAAAAACTTTAGAAATGAAGGAATGGATAGAACTCATAATCCTGAATTTACTGCAATGGAAATCTATGTTTCTTACAAAGATTACAACTGGATGATGGATTTCTGTGAGCAACTTTTAGAGCATTGTGCAATTGCTGTTAATGGAACTTCTGAAGCTACTTTTGGTGAGCATAAAATTGATTTTAAAGCACCTTATGCCAGAGTAACAATGGCAGATTCTATTAAACATTTTACTGGTTTTGATATTACTGATAAAACTGAAGCAGAAATTAGAGAAGCTGCTAAAGGAATGAATATTGAGGTTGATGAAACTATGGGTAAAGGAAAATTAATCGATGAAATTTTTGGTGAAAAATGTGAAGGAAATTACATACAGCCAACTTTTATTACTGATTACCCTAAAGAAATGTCTCCACTTTGTAAAGAACACAGAGACAACCCAGAATTAACTGAGCGTTTTGAATTGATGGTTTGTGGTAAAGAAATTGCAAATGCTTATTCTGAATTAAATGACCCAATTGACCAACGTGAACGTTTTGAGCATCAATTAAAATTAGCTGCTAAAGGTGATGATGAAGCTACAGAATTTATAGATCACGATTTTTTACGTGCTTTAGAATATGGTATGCCTCCAACTTCTGGAATGGGAATTGGAATGGACAGACTAATTATGTTTTTAACGAACAACCAGTCTATACAAGAAGTGTTATTTTTCCCTCAAATGAGACCTGAGAAAAAAGCGCCTTCTGTAGAATTAAATGATGAAGAAAAAGCGGTTTTAGAAATCATTACAAAAGCGGAAAAAATCGATTTATCAGCATTAAAAACACAATCTGGTTTATCTAACAAAAAATGGGATAAAACTATTAAAGGTTTAACTAAAAAAAGTGTTGCCAAAGTTTCTAAAACAGATGAAGGTTTGTTTGTAGAAATTGTTTAACACAATTCATTATTCTAAATTTATTTTAGGATTTTATAAATTTAAAAAAGGAATTACAGCAATGTAGTTCCTTTTTTATTTGACTTTTTTTAATACGATTCGTAATCTAACTCAAGAAATTTTTCTACATAATTAACCCAATAAGTTTCTACAAAATGAACGTGAATTGGATTATTATTATAGTTTTCATATTCCTTAATTGTTTCAAACTTCATAGATAAACAATAATCAAAATCATTTTTATTACTAGTTTGACGAAAAATTTTAAAATTAAGAACACCAGGTATTAAAGATAATTTAGAAACTTCATTAAAAAATTGAGATTCTTTAGGTGACTCTTTTTCATATTTTAATTTAAAAACAACTGTATGAAGCATAATGAAACTTTAATTTTATAAAAAATTGTAATTAAGTATTTTTATAAGAAAACAAGATTTTTGCTGTAAAATAAATGTAGCAACATTCCTTAAAACACTAATTAAAACAATGTTTATTCTTACCCACCAATTTAAGAATTAATAAAAGATATTGAAAGTAAAGTTTACAGAAATCTATTTACTTATTGTATTTATAATTTTGTTGTTTCTTAATAAAAAATCTAATACGTTTGTTACTCTCAAAACAATAATTATCAATGGATAACTATAAAAAGATAATTGAAGAAATATATTTAGATGTTAAAAATGTAGATGATATTGGTAAAGTTGCCAATTATATTCCTGAATTAGCACATATTGATGAAAATAATTTTGGTGTACATTTAACTTCAATTAATAAATTGTCTTTTGGTTTTGGTGATTGTAACAAAAAATTTTCGATACAAAGTGTTTCTAAAATTCTCTCTTTAACCTTAGCTTATAAATTTGAAGGTGCAAAGTTATGGGACAGAGTTGATGTAGAACCTTCTGGAAACCCTTTTAATTCTCTTTTGCAGTTAGAAGCCGATTTTGGAAAACCTAGAAATCCGTTTATAAATGCTGGAGCCATTGTTATTTGCGATGTTTTAGTGAGTCATTTAAAAAATCCGAAGAAAGATTTTTTAGAGTTTTGTAGAGAAATATCAGACAATAAAAACATTAATTACAATGAAAAAGTTGCTGAATCAGAAAAAATATCTGGTTTTAGAAATGTGGCTTTATGTAATTTTATTAAATCTTTTGGCAATATTAAAAATGATGTAGATGATGTTTTAGATTTCTATTTTCATATTTGCTCAATAGAAATGACTTGTAAAGAGCTCTCAGAAATTTTTCTTTTTTTAGCAGATGAACAGTATATAAACAAAAAAGGAGAAAGTATACTTACTGAAAGTCAAGCAAAAAGAATAAATGCCATAATGCTTACTTGTGGTTTTTATGATGAATCTGGTGAGTTTGCTTTTAGAGTAGGTTTACCAGGTAAAAGTGGTGTTGGTGGTGGAATTGTTGCTATTCATCCTGATGAATATTGTATAACAGTTTGGAGCCCAAAATTGAATAAAAAAGGGAACTCTTATAAAGGAATGCTGTTTTTAGAAAAGTTTACAACGAAAACTGTTTCATCAATTTTTTAAAAAACTAAAAACCAATTCCTTAAACTTAAAATAATTTTATTTTTATCTTTGGTTTTATGAATTGTAAAAACTGCCAAAATCCTTT contains:
- the lysS gene encoding lysine--tRNA ligase, with amino-acid sequence MQLSEQEVVRREKLAKLRDLGINPYPADLFPIDSNSKEIKQEFTEEKQVIIAGRLMSRRIQGKASFAELQDGEGRIQVYFNRDEICKGEDKTLYNDVYKKLLDIGDFIGIEGTLFTTKVGEKTVMVNNFKLLSKALKPLPLPKVDAEGNTFDAFNDPEMRYRQRYADLVVNPNVKEVFIKRTKLFNAMRSFFNDAGYFEVETPVLQPIPGGAAARPFITHHNSLDIPLYMRIANELYLKRLIVGGFDGVYEFSKNFRNEGMDRTHNPEFTAMEIYVSYKDYNWMMDFCEQLLEHCAIAVNGTSEATFGEHKIDFKAPYARVTMADSIKHFTGFDITDKTEAEIREAAKGMNIEVDETMGKGKLIDEIFGEKCEGNYIQPTFITDYPKEMSPLCKEHRDNPELTERFELMVCGKEIANAYSELNDPIDQRERFEHQLKLAAKGDDEATEFIDHDFLRALEYGMPPTSGMGIGMDRLIMFLTNNQSIQEVLFFPQMRPEKKAPSVELNDEEKAVLEIITKAEKIDLSALKTQSGLSNKKWDKTIKGLTKKSVAKVSKTDEGLFVEIV
- a CDS encoding Dabb family protein — encoded protein: MLHTVVFKLKYEKESPKESQFFNEVSKLSLIPGVLNFKIFRQTSNKNDFDYCLSMKFETIKEYENYNNNPIHVHFVETYWVNYVEKFLELDYESY
- a CDS encoding glutaminase, encoding MDNYKKIIEEIYLDVKNVDDIGKVANYIPELAHIDENNFGVHLTSINKLSFGFGDCNKKFSIQSVSKILSLTLAYKFEGAKLWDRVDVEPSGNPFNSLLQLEADFGKPRNPFINAGAIVICDVLVSHLKNPKKDFLEFCREISDNKNINYNEKVAESEKISGFRNVALCNFIKSFGNIKNDVDDVLDFYFHICSIEMTCKELSEIFLFLADEQYINKKGESILTESQAKRINAIMLTCGFYDESGEFAFRVGLPGKSGVGGGIVAIHPDEYCITVWSPKLNKKGNSYKGMLFLEKFTTKTVSSIF